In the genome of Candidatus Ornithobacterium hominis, the window AAAAGTTGAAATTTTTAAGCCTTTTAAAAATAAATTTTGGTTTAAATTTTTTAAGGCTTTTAAAATTCCTTCAAGAGATTTCGCAGGTTCAGCATTATTGGCTTCTATCAAATTGAGATTTAAATCATAGCGTGCGGTAAACCAAACTCTCTGATTTGGCAAATAAGCCTCCCAGCTCAGGGAGTCGTTTTTGCAACTTTTGATTCTCATTTTTTGCCCCAACTGCAAGGGTAGGCAAAGCGCTTCAGCTCCGTCCAAAACGGCGTATTCTCCCGTTAGCAATAATTTCCCGTGAGCATAGAAACTTTTAGTTGATACCACTGATTTCTACGTTTCTGTTGATTTTTTTGATTAAACCTTGCAAGGTTTTGCCAGGGCCGATTTCCACGAATTCTTCCACACCATCAGCTATCATATTTTGCACGCATTGCGTCCAGCGGACAGCTCCTGTTAATTGACTAATTAAGTTGTTTTGAATTTGGGTAGGATTGGTAGTGCCTTTTGCGGTGAAATTTTGATAAACGGGGCACACAGCTTCTTGGAATTCAATGTTTTTTATCGCCTTAGCCAAGTCATCTTCTGCTGGTTGCATTAGCGGAGAGTGGAAGGCTCCGCTCACGGGAAGAATCAAGGCACGTTTTGCGCCGATTTTCTTTAACTTTTCACAAGCTTGTTCTACTGCTTTGGTTTCGCCAGAAATGACTAATTGGCCTGGGCAATTGTAGTTTGCGGGGACGACAATATCTGCTACATTTTGGCAGATTTCTTCAACTTTTTCATCTTCCAATCCTAAAATTGCAGCCATTGTAGAATTTTGTTTTTCACAAGCAGCTTGCATGGCATGAGCTCGTTGGCTGACTAAGCGTAAAGCGTCTTCGAAATTCAAAACATTAGCCGCCACCAAAGCACTGAATTCGCCTAAAGAATGCCCAGCAACGGCAGAAGGTTTTTCTGAGCTGATGAATTTTAGTGCAGCAATGGAGTGTAAAAAAACGGCTGGTTGGGTGACTTTAGTTTGCTTTAGATCTTCGGGGTTGCCTTCGAACATGATTTTTTGAATATCGAAACCTAATAAATCTTTAGCTTGTTCAAACAGGAGTTGAACTTCTTTTGATTTTTGATATAAATCTTTGCCCATTCCAGTAAATTGAGCTCCTTGACCTGGGAAAACAAATGCTTTCATAAATTTCTTTTTTTATAAATATTGGCAATATCCAACTTTTATTTAGAAACAAAAATTAAATTATACATTAATTTAACATTAAAGCTAGCAAGAAATTTTATTTTTGCATTTGAGTGTTAACATAAATTTATGGATCAAATATATATCATCATTGTCGGTCTTTTGTTTTGTTTAGCCTTTTTTGATTTGGTTGTGGGGGTGAGTAACGACGCTGTAAATTTCTTGAATTCCGCAATTGGGTCTAATGCTGCAAAGTGGAGAACGATCATGATTATTGCCTCTGTGGGGATAATGCTGGGAGCCATGACATCTGGCGGAATGATGGAAGTAGCCCGAAAGGGGATCTTCAATCCGCAGTATTTCTATTTTAATGAAATTATGGTGATATTCTTGGCAGTGATGATTACGGATATCATTTTACTAGATGTGTTTAATACGTTTGGGATGCCGACTTCTACAACGGTTTCTATTGTGTTTGAAATTTTAGGAGCTTCATTTGCGCTTTCTGTAATCAAAGTACTGGAAGATGGTTTGCCGATGAATATTTTATTTAATCATGATAATCCTGAGGCTGGCATTACAGGCTTTATGAATTGGGAAAAAGCGGGCGACATTGTTTATAGCATTTTACTTTCAGTTGTTATTGCATTTACGGTAGGAGCCTTGGTGCAATTCATTTCTAGATTTTTCTTTTCATTTAGGTATGATAATCGATTGAAATTTGCTGGCTCTATCTTCAGTGGGGTAGCTTTTGCCGCGATTTTATATTTTTTGATTTTTAAAGGAATGGGTTCTGTGGTGAAGGATGTAGACCCAAATCAAATGAATTTATTTCAGCAAAATTTCAAGTATTTCTATGATTGGGTAGCTATAAATATTCCAGTATTTTTGTTCATTACTTTCATTATTTCAAGTATAACTCTGTTTTTTCTTCAAAAATGGCATGTCAATCCCTTGAGAATGGTGGTACTATTTGGTACTTTTTCTTTAGCCATGGCGTTTGCAGGGAACGATTTAGTTAACTTCATTGGCGTTCCTATAGCTGGGTGGCAGGCATTTAACCTATGGAATCAGTCAGCAGCAGCACCGACTGATTTACTGATGACTGGCCTGGCAGGAAAAGTTGCGACACCTTATTTTATGCTTTTAATGGCTGGCATTGTTATGTCTCTGACGCTTTGGTTTTCAAAAAAAGCAAAAACAGTCACGGAAACTGAAATTAAACTAGGAGCGCAGTCTGAAGTAGCAGAAAGATTTAAACCGAATTATGTGGCAAGAGCTATTGTGAACAGTTCTTCAAGTATAAATAAAGAACTGATAAAGGTTTTGCCCGCTTCTTTGATTGCCCGACTAAATCTTAAGTTCACTGCAGTAGACGTGACTGAAAATGAGAAAGCTGTAGCTCATTTTGACTTAGTGAGAGCTTCAGTCAATTTAGTGACAGCTTCGGTATTGATAGCCATTGCAACAGATTTGAAGCTGCCGCTTTCCACCACGTATGTTTCCTTCATGGTAGCAA includes:
- a CDS encoding inorganic phosphate transporter, whose amino-acid sequence is MDQIYIIIVGLLFCLAFFDLVVGVSNDAVNFLNSAIGSNAAKWRTIMIIASVGIMLGAMTSGGMMEVARKGIFNPQYFYFNEIMVIFLAVMITDIILLDVFNTFGMPTSTTVSIVFEILGASFALSVIKVLEDGLPMNILFNHDNPEAGITGFMNWEKAGDIVYSILLSVVIAFTVGALVQFISRFFFSFRYDNRLKFAGSIFSGVAFAAILYFLIFKGMGSVVKDVDPNQMNLFQQNFKYFYDWVAINIPVFLFITFIISSITLFFLQKWHVNPLRMVVLFGTFSLAMAFAGNDLVNFIGVPIAGWQAFNLWNQSAAAPTDLLMTGLAGKVATPYFMLLMAGIVMSLTLWFSKKAKTVTETEIKLGAQSEVAERFKPNYVARAIVNSSSSINKELIKVLPASLIARLNLKFTAVDVTENEKAVAHFDLVRASVNLVTASVLIAIATDLKLPLSTTYVSFMVAMGTSLADRAWGRESAVYRVAGVMNVIGGWFLTALTASSVAALFAAIMYYGGIYGISFLALLVVFSIYKTSKLHTNKLKRDKLSETREAINYKDVNETLGLLTENVESSLGEIKRTLELTNIGITKENRRALNDANDKLNDLNLKYSMVKNGLFKIIKKNHSNETTSAHLYVLTYDLMQDILQSLTLIVESATVHVKNNHKPLTKEQCKHLGVIKYLLSDYLTYLRETIAARDFSDARLEELITRKNNFLREIEEATSQQINGIMNKKYGFKNTSLYFTLLLEMKDLVAVAARFLKLYTRISKEGKLTK
- the fabD gene encoding ACP S-malonyltransferase — translated: MKAFVFPGQGAQFTGMGKDLYQKSKEVQLLFEQAKDLLGFDIQKIMFEGNPEDLKQTKVTQPAVFLHSIAALKFISSEKPSAVAGHSLGEFSALVAANVLNFEDALRLVSQRAHAMQAACEKQNSTMAAILGLEDEKVEEICQNVADIVVPANYNCPGQLVISGETKAVEQACEKLKKIGAKRALILPVSGAFHSPLMQPAEDDLAKAIKNIEFQEAVCPVYQNFTAKGTTNPTQIQNNLISQLTGAVRWTQCVQNMIADGVEEFVEIGPGKTLQGLIKKINRNVEISGIN